The Planctomycetota bacterium genome window below encodes:
- a CDS encoding DUF1080 domain-containing protein, giving the protein MRELKWALTALVVAGFAAAAVAGEEAWKPEGEGWIQLFNGQDLTGWKFKGGTNTSWSVKDGELVNTKPEEKGKHGVDIFTEQTFRDFQLHIEFKVPKGGNSGVYLRGRKEIQVHDSFGVEKPGTGHCGGLYSKAGARVNACKPAGEWNSFDVTIVGDTITVYHNGQLIHDKVELVGCTGGALDGDDTKPGPLMLQGDHSSVWYRNIWIKPLAAKEKPKEKE; this is encoded by the coding sequence ATGCGCGAGCTGAAGTGGGCGTTGACGGCGCTGGTCGTGGCGGGCTTCGCGGCGGCCGCCGTCGCGGGCGAGGAAGCATGGAAGCCCGAGGGCGAGGGCTGGATCCAGCTCTTCAACGGGCAGGACCTCACCGGCTGGAAGTTCAAGGGCGGCACCAACACGTCCTGGAGCGTCAAGGACGGTGAGCTGGTCAACACGAAGCCCGAGGAGAAGGGCAAGCACGGAGTGGATATCTTCACCGAGCAGACGTTCCGTGACTTCCAGCTCCACATCGAATTCAAGGTGCCCAAGGGCGGCAACAGCGGCGTGTACCTGCGCGGGCGCAAGGAGATTCAGGTGCACGACTCCTTCGGCGTCGAGAAGCCCGGCACCGGCCACTGTGGCGGTCTCTACAGCAAGGCGGGCGCCAGAGTGAACGCCTGCAAGCCCGCGGGCGAGTGGAACAGCTTCGATGTGACCATCGTAGGCGACACGATCACCGTGTACCACAACGGTCAGCTCATTCACGACAAGGTCGAACTGGTCGGCTGCACGGGCGGCGCCCTCGACGGCGACGACACGAAGCCCGGCCCCCTGATGCTCCAGGGCGATCACAGCAGCGTGTGGTACCGCAACATCTGGATCAAGCCGCTCGCTGCTAAAGAGAAGCCGAAGGAGAAGGAATAG
- a CDS encoding Rieske (2Fe-2S) protein yields the protein MAENISRLTFLVQSARACLGAALGGTLAAGCGRGGSASGAKAPGASRRLLAREEDVQTALYFVHGDLKGVLVRTPQGIVGYENKCPHDGAPVVLKENALVCVWQGSAFDPATGKPLKGPAKEPLAALKLEFKDGLVLLAGR from the coding sequence ATGGCCGAGAACATCAGCCGCCTCACGTTTCTCGTCCAGAGCGCCAGGGCCTGCCTAGGCGCGGCGCTCGGCGGGACGCTCGCCGCAGGCTGCGGCAGGGGCGGGAGCGCGAGTGGGGCAAAGGCCCCCGGCGCGAGCAGGCGCCTCCTCGCGCGGGAAGAAGATGTCCAGACGGCGCTCTATTTCGTCCACGGCGACCTCAAGGGCGTGCTGGTGCGCACCCCTCAGGGAATCGTCGGCTACGAGAACAAGTGCCCCCACGACGGCGCGCCCGTGGTGCTAAAAGAGAACGCCCTCGTGTGCGTGTGGCAGGGCTCGGCCTTCGATCCCGCCACGGGCAAGCCGCTCAAAGGCCCGGCCAAGGAGCCGCTGGCCGCGCTCAAACTCGAGTTCAAGGACGGCCTCGTGCTGCTCGCCGGCCGCTGA
- a CDS encoding DUF1080 domain-containing protein has product MKAIWPAMLLAAVAVAGDADFKPGEGWLSLFNGKDLAGWKPVGRYKSEWRAEDGVLANPVESDNLHTEKEFEDFELHLEFKLPKGGNSGVFLRGCKEVQVFDSFGKEKLAEDDCGGIFGKLPPRVNACKPPGEWNSLDIAIVGRKITVVLNGKTTVDGQVVNGVTGGQINEDEDKPGPLMLQGDHSAVWYRNLWIKPLTRSAATNVK; this is encoded by the coding sequence TTGAAGGCAATCTGGCCTGCGATGCTGCTGGCCGCCGTTGCGGTGGCCGGCGACGCGGACTTCAAGCCCGGCGAGGGCTGGCTGTCGCTGTTCAACGGCAAGGACCTCGCCGGCTGGAAGCCCGTGGGCCGCTACAAGAGCGAGTGGCGCGCAGAGGACGGCGTGCTCGCCAACCCGGTGGAGAGCGACAACCTGCACACGGAGAAGGAGTTCGAGGACTTCGAGCTCCACCTGGAGTTCAAGCTGCCCAAGGGCGGCAACAGCGGCGTGTTCCTGCGCGGCTGCAAAGAGGTGCAGGTGTTCGACTCCTTCGGCAAGGAGAAACTGGCTGAGGACGACTGCGGCGGCATCTTCGGCAAGCTGCCGCCTAGGGTCAATGCCTGCAAACCGCCGGGCGAGTGGAACAGCCTGGACATCGCGATCGTCGGCCGCAAGATCACCGTGGTGCTCAACGGCAAGACGACGGTGGACGGCCAGGTGGTGAACGGCGTGACGGGCGGGCAGATCAACGAGGACGAGGACAAGCCCGGCCCGCTCATGCTCCAGGGCGACCACAGCGCCGTGTGGTACCGCAATCTGTGGATCAAGCCGCTGACGAGGAGCGCCGCGACGAACGTCAAGTGA
- a CDS encoding alpha-galactosidase: MRCLAAPLAACVFTSLAASAGEPLPDVARAHAWARAALLGEGAHEAPAPPGIEVRRQDHGQFERRRSVMKTPLQLGDRKYQRGIGSHSVAEIVVRLPGPGRAFEAEAGIDNNYDTRAEKGSVVLVVEVGGKEAFRSGVRRGSDPPLPVRVALNGAREFTLRILDGGDGPGWDQTDWAEAFVMLETGEKLWLDEMQVVGKAAGLSTAIPFSFTYGGKASSELLPTWKRSQAKLPAKPGREAHAVTWTDPATGLEVTAEVTLFEQFPAVESVLRFRNTGQADTPLLEKVLPLDLRVNVPDKGDVVLHHAHGSTCTATDFLPVDQPLAPKAAIDLAPAGGRSSNGRLPFFNLEWPGGGIVGAIGWSGQWALHAARDEASAVLIQSGQQTIHLKLHPGESIRTPRILLLLWDGNDRFAGHNAFRRLLIAHYLPRVNGALVTPPVTQNTWFTYGTGNDVTEKNQLEAIRRMAPLGVEVYWLDAGWFEGGWPSGVGSWVPKAEAFPRGLKPLSDEAHRLGMKFIVWFEPERVNPNSRIAKEHPDFVLRAGGGDGLFNLGKPEARQWLTDWLSKCITESGIDIYRNDFNIDPLPFWQAADAPDRKGMTEIRYVEGHLEMWDELIRRHPGLWIDTCASGGRRIDLETLTRSVPLWRSDTQCCGKPMPTWDQVQMAGLSLYVPFHTGGVWAFDPYNWRSIATTGTNLCPSDLAKDFPTELAKAAIAETKSLRPFYQGDYYPLLPITLDETQWIGWQLHRPDLDAGFAVFFRRPQSPYTVAEVALRGLDAKATYEVVFLETYAARETRRITGAALAAFRPEIAAAPASLLVRYQRAPH, encoded by the coding sequence ATGAGGTGCCTTGCGGCCCCGCTTGCAGCGTGCGTCTTCACCTCTCTCGCGGCCTCCGCCGGCGAGCCGCTGCCCGATGTGGCCCGGGCGCACGCCTGGGCGCGCGCTGCGCTGCTCGGCGAGGGCGCGCACGAGGCCCCTGCACCGCCGGGCATCGAGGTCAGGCGTCAGGACCACGGCCAGTTTGAGCGCCGCCGGTCGGTGATGAAGACCCCCCTCCAATTGGGCGACAGGAAGTATCAGCGCGGTATCGGAAGCCACTCCGTCGCAGAGATCGTCGTGCGCTTGCCGGGGCCAGGCAGGGCCTTTGAGGCCGAGGCGGGCATTGACAACAACTACGACACCAGGGCAGAGAAAGGCAGCGTGGTGCTCGTGGTCGAGGTGGGCGGCAAGGAGGCGTTCCGTTCCGGTGTGCGGCGCGGCTCGGACCCGCCGCTCCCCGTGAGGGTGGCACTGAATGGGGCGCGCGAGTTCACCCTGCGCATCCTCGACGGCGGCGATGGACCGGGTTGGGACCAAACCGACTGGGCGGAGGCATTCGTCATGCTCGAAACAGGTGAGAAGCTGTGGCTCGATGAGATGCAGGTGGTGGGGAAGGCCGCGGGACTCTCCACGGCTATCCCCTTCTCGTTCACCTACGGCGGCAAGGCATCGTCTGAGCTGCTGCCCACGTGGAAGCGCTCGCAAGCCAAGCTGCCGGCCAAGCCGGGCCGCGAAGCGCATGCCGTGACCTGGACAGACCCGGCGACGGGCCTCGAAGTGACAGCCGAAGTCACGCTCTTCGAGCAGTTCCCCGCGGTCGAATCGGTGCTGCGCTTCCGCAACACGGGGCAGGCCGACACGCCACTCCTCGAGAAGGTGCTGCCCCTCGACTTGCGCGTGAACGTGCCCGATAAGGGCGACGTGGTGCTGCATCACGCCCACGGCTCAACGTGCACGGCGACCGACTTCCTGCCTGTGGACCAGCCGCTCGCGCCCAAGGCGGCGATTGACCTGGCGCCTGCCGGCGGCCGCTCGTCGAATGGCCGCCTGCCCTTCTTCAACCTCGAATGGCCAGGCGGCGGCATCGTGGGCGCCATCGGCTGGTCGGGGCAGTGGGCGCTGCATGCCGCACGCGATGAGGCGAGCGCGGTCCTCATCCAGAGCGGCCAGCAGACCATCCACCTCAAGCTCCACCCCGGCGAGAGCATCCGCACCCCCCGCATCCTCCTTCTCCTGTGGGACGGCAACGACCGGTTTGCGGGCCACAACGCCTTCCGACGGCTCCTCATTGCCCACTACCTGCCTCGCGTGAACGGCGCGCTGGTCACCCCGCCCGTCACGCAGAATACCTGGTTCACCTATGGCACAGGCAACGACGTGACCGAGAAGAACCAACTGGAGGCCATCCGCCGCATGGCGCCGCTGGGCGTCGAGGTCTACTGGCTCGACGCCGGCTGGTTCGAGGGCGGCTGGCCGAGCGGCGTCGGGAGCTGGGTGCCCAAGGCCGAGGCCTTCCCCCGCGGCCTCAAGCCCCTCAGCGACGAGGCGCATCGCCTGGGCATGAAGTTCATCGTCTGGTTCGAGCCGGAGCGCGTGAACCCCAACAGCCGCATCGCCAAAGAGCACCCCGACTTCGTGTTGCGCGCGGGCGGCGGCGACGGCCTCTTCAACCTGGGCAAGCCCGAGGCGCGACAGTGGCTCACCGATTGGCTCTCGAAGTGCATCACCGAGAGCGGCATAGACATCTACCGCAATGACTTCAACATAGACCCCCTCCCCTTCTGGCAGGCGGCCGACGCGCCTGACCGCAAGGGCATGACCGAAATCCGCTACGTCGAAGGCCACCTGGAGATGTGGGACGAATTGATCCGCCGCCACCCCGGCCTCTGGATTGACACCTGCGCCAGCGGCGGGCGGCGCATTGACCTGGAGACCCTCACTCGCAGCGTGCCCCTGTGGCGCTCTGACACCCAGTGCTGCGGCAAGCCGATGCCCACCTGGGACCAGGTGCAGATGGCGGGCCTGAGCCTCTACGTGCCCTTCCATACCGGTGGCGTGTGGGCATTCGACCCCTACAACTGGCGCAGCATCGCCACAACAGGCACGAACCTCTGCCCAAGCGACCTCGCCAAGGACTTCCCGACCGAACTGGCCAAGGCGGCCATCGCCGAGACCAAGAGCCTGCGCCCCTTCTACCAGGGCGACTACTACCCCCTGCTGCCCATCACACTCGACGAGACACAATGGATCGGCTGGCAACTGCACCGGCCCGACCTTGACGCGGGCTTCGCCGTCTTCTTCCGCCGGCCGCAGAGTCCGTACACGGTCGCCGAGGTCGCCCTCCGCGGCCTCGATGCCAAGGCCACCTACGAGGTCGTGTTCCTCGAGACCTATGCGGCGCGGGAGACCCGCAGGATAACGGGCGCCGCGCTGGCCGCGTTCCGCCCCGAGATCGCAGCGGCCCCCGCCAGCCTCCTCGTTCGCTACCAGAGAGCGCCCCACTGA
- a CDS encoding RNA polymerase sigma factor RpoD/SigA has product MSREANLEAYLHEISRISLLSAKEEKELALRMARGDASARDALVKANLRLVVSVAKNYVSRGLSFGDLIEEGNIGLLKAVERFSPEADCRFSTYATWWIKQAIRRAITNTVKIVRIPAHMVETIAHWKSADAALTARLGRAPTPEEIAREIRIPTSNARVLKRIVSATITSSQPVSLDVLTSLNEVIEDRNTPRPDQRFFDEDERRRIRELLDVISVREAQVLRMRYGIEDNAPMTLEDIGARLGLTRERVRQIENEALRKLHQYLTGERKPLP; this is encoded by the coding sequence ATCAGCCGCGAAGCCAATCTCGAAGCCTATCTGCACGAGATCAGCCGGATCTCGCTGCTGAGCGCCAAGGAGGAGAAGGAGCTCGCCCTCCGAATGGCGCGCGGCGATGCCTCGGCCCGCGACGCCCTGGTGAAGGCCAATCTGCGCCTCGTCGTCTCCGTGGCCAAGAACTACGTCAGCCGCGGGCTGTCGTTCGGCGACCTCATCGAGGAGGGCAACATCGGCCTCCTGAAGGCGGTCGAACGCTTCTCCCCCGAGGCCGATTGCCGCTTTTCCACCTACGCCACGTGGTGGATCAAGCAGGCCATCCGGCGCGCGATCACCAACACGGTGAAGATCGTGCGAATCCCGGCCCACATGGTCGAGACCATCGCCCATTGGAAGAGCGCCGACGCCGCGCTCACGGCCCGCCTCGGCCGAGCGCCCACGCCCGAGGAGATCGCCCGCGAAATCCGCATCCCGACCAGCAACGCGCGCGTCCTCAAGCGCATCGTCAGCGCCACCATCACTTCCTCGCAGCCTGTGAGCCTCGACGTCCTCACCTCCCTCAACGAGGTTATCGAGGACCGCAACACGCCCCGGCCCGACCAGCGGTTCTTCGACGAGGACGAGCGGCGGCGGATCCGCGAACTGCTGGATGTGATCAGCGTTCGCGAGGCCCAGGTGCTGCGCATGCGATATGGAATCGAGGACAACGCTCCGATGACCCTCGAGGACATTGGAGCGCGCCTCGGCCTCACGCGCGAGCGTGTGCGCCAGATCGAGAACGAGGCCCTCCGGAAGCTGCACCAGTACCTCACCGGCGAGCGCAAGCCGCTCCCTTGA
- a CDS encoding adenine phosphoribosyltransferase, giving the protein MEDHLKAAIRGVPDFPKKGIVFRDITPVLASPELLREAVDRLSEPFYDDGIQVVAGTEARGFILAPAVACQLAAGFVPIRKKGKLPCDTFRATYDLEYGTDTLEMHRDAIAPGTRVLMVDDLLATGGTMKACCDMVEAAGGVIVACAFLVELTFLAGREKLAPHDVFTLVQYASEEE; this is encoded by the coding sequence TTGGAGGACCATCTGAAGGCGGCGATCCGCGGCGTACCCGATTTCCCGAAGAAAGGGATCGTCTTCCGGGACATCACGCCCGTGCTCGCCTCCCCAGAGCTGTTGCGTGAGGCCGTGGACAGGCTCAGCGAGCCGTTCTATGACGACGGCATCCAGGTCGTCGCGGGCACCGAGGCGCGTGGCTTCATCCTCGCTCCCGCGGTAGCTTGCCAGCTCGCCGCCGGCTTCGTGCCCATTCGCAAGAAGGGCAAGTTGCCCTGCGACACTTTCCGGGCCACGTACGACCTGGAGTACGGCACGGACACGCTGGAGATGCACCGCGACGCCATCGCCCCCGGCACCCGGGTGCTGATGGTGGACGATCTGCTGGCCACGGGGGGCACGATGAAGGCCTGCTGCGACATGGTCGAGGCGGCGGGCGGCGTGATCGTCGCCTGTGCGTTCCTCGTGGAACTCACTTTTCTCGCGGGGCGGGAGAAGCTCGCACCGCACGACGTGTTCACACTGGTCCAGTACGCCAGTGAGGAAGAGTAG